A single genomic interval of Aureliella helgolandensis harbors:
- a CDS encoding chaperone NapD encodes MIASVVATLEERVRPRQEIIHEISQMPDVEVGETVASGNRIPITIDSSSPNALEEITRRMQACEGVALVDIVFVHFENEPDESLAPATEGIN; translated from the coding sequence ATGATCGCAAGTGTCGTCGCCACGCTTGAAGAGCGCGTAAGGCCCAGGCAGGAGATCATCCACGAGATTTCCCAGATGCCGGATGTCGAAGTCGGGGAAACTGTCGCCTCTGGGAATCGAATTCCAATCACGATCGATTCGTCTTCTCCGAATGCCCTTGAAGAGATCACGCGGCGAATGCAAGCGTGCGAGGGGGTAGCGTTGGTCGATATTGTGTTTGTTCACTTTGAAAATGAGCCTGACGAATCCCTTGCGCCTGCGACTGAAGGAATCAACTAG
- the dsrP gene encoding sulfate reduction electron transfer complex DsrMKJOP subunit DsrP, with protein MSTASDHYPTLDDAAHPIRSYPKFLWWCLGQATNGGLLFYLWMFVLTAIALVGANAWSVQVAEGMIVTNMTDHVSWGLYIANFTFMVGVAAGGVMMVIPAYLYHDKKMHDVVVIGEMLAIAAILMCLLFVLVDLGRPERFWHLIPGIGRFNWPMSMLTWDVIVLNGYLLLNLHICGYLLYMQFLGRRPNQAWYLPFVWVSIFWAISIHTVTAFLYCGLGGRPFWNTALLAPRFLASAFVAGPAFILILFSCIHRAAGVKIDDGPKRLLINIIRVTALVNLLMVISEVFTEFYTGGGHTASARYLFLGLHGHNALVPWIWTAVAFDVLSTGLFLSPLVFRYSKVLIAACAMAFVGAWIEKGMGLIVPGFIPSTLHEIVEYTPSLTEWKVSAGIWAVGLMTLTILLKMWITVFSTRPSLSHESPASDQPA; from the coding sequence ATGTCTACTGCATCCGATCACTACCCAACACTCGATGACGCAGCCCACCCGATCCGTAGCTACCCTAAGTTTCTATGGTGGTGTCTGGGGCAAGCCACCAATGGCGGTTTACTCTTCTATCTCTGGATGTTCGTCCTGACGGCGATTGCTCTCGTCGGTGCGAATGCATGGTCGGTCCAAGTAGCCGAGGGCATGATCGTCACCAACATGACCGATCACGTGAGTTGGGGGCTGTACATCGCCAACTTCACCTTCATGGTCGGAGTGGCCGCTGGGGGAGTAATGATGGTCATCCCCGCCTACCTCTACCATGACAAGAAAATGCATGACGTGGTCGTCATTGGAGAGATGCTGGCGATTGCCGCAATCTTGATGTGCCTGCTGTTCGTGCTGGTTGACCTGGGCCGCCCAGAACGGTTTTGGCACTTGATACCTGGCATCGGGCGATTCAATTGGCCCATGTCGATGCTAACCTGGGACGTGATCGTCCTCAACGGCTACCTGTTGTTGAATTTGCACATTTGCGGCTACCTGCTCTATATGCAATTTCTCGGCCGCAGGCCGAATCAAGCGTGGTACCTGCCCTTCGTGTGGGTCTCCATCTTTTGGGCAATTTCGATCCATACCGTTACCGCCTTTCTCTACTGTGGACTGGGCGGACGTCCCTTTTGGAATACAGCGTTGCTCGCACCACGCTTCCTAGCGAGTGCATTTGTGGCTGGTCCTGCCTTCATTCTAATCCTGTTCTCCTGCATTCATCGCGCGGCAGGCGTCAAGATCGATGATGGACCCAAGCGATTGCTGATCAACATCATTCGCGTCACCGCGCTCGTCAATCTCCTGATGGTGATTTCCGAAGTCTTCACTGAATTCTATACTGGCGGCGGACACACCGCTTCCGCGCGCTACCTGTTCCTTGGCCTGCACGGTCACAACGCACTCGTTCCATGGATTTGGACCGCAGTCGCCTTCGATGTACTTTCCACGGGGTTATTCCTCTCACCACTGGTATTTCGCTATTCCAAAGTCCTAATCGCCGCATGTGCGATGGCCTTTGTTGGCGCCTGGATCGAAAAGGGAATGGGGCTCATCGTTCCTGGGTTCATCCCCAGCACCTTGCATGAAATCGTCGAGTACACCCCCAGCCTGACAGAGTGGAAGGTTAGTGCAGGTATTTGGGCAGTAGGCTTGATGACGCTCACCATTTTGCTCAAGATGTGGATCACCGTCTTTTCAACGCGCCCCAGCCTCTCCCACGAGTCCCCCGCAAGCGATCAACCAGCTTAA
- a CDS encoding molybdopterin-dependent oxidoreductase: MNEPNMSSPLPAASSVQRRQFIKASAMAAATAVTCGSDYSLPILAAEPREGVAWDKAPCRFCGTGCHVQVGVQGGKVVAVAGDRNAEVNKGLLCVKGYHVGSALYGKDRLTKPLLRDGEGYREISWDEAIGVIADRIEAAPERFAFYGSGQWTIPEGYAAQKFMKGGLSNNHIDPNARLCMASAVTGFLATYGVDEPAGCYDDLDACDVLIMWGNNPAEMHPVLFSRVIDRRSRGEEVTLIDIGTRRTRTTDACQHYLEMKGHGDLAIANGIAHLLIKNGTYDRKFVESFCSFKAPDDENPNLHGKAISFEDYKKSLESYTPERVEEMSGVPAEQIRLLGDLFGNPELKITSLWCMGMNQHTRGTAINSMVHGVHLLSGHFGTPGNAPTSLTGQPSACGTVREVGTLSHALPGGRVVTNEEHRQQSEGFWNVPPGRISPTPGYHTVEMWESFCTPTDQGGDIGTIWVQVTNPGQTLPNLNKLFNPKEQNREALKDKFLIVSDVYPTATTRLADLILPSAMWVEKNGVVGNSERRTQQWFKMVDPPGEARDDCWQTIALAYELFQRDMDGMQDREGRFLFEMAADGEPVPIWQWEHYYDINVDERLFDEYRQFSRLKHKDLAPYSEYVKARGLRWPVVERDGEWRETHFRFSEGYDPYVEEGKKIQFYHSSTHDDRAQIWFHPWIPPAEVPDKEFPFMLCTGRVLEHWHTGSMTRRVPELSRAMPGGYVEMNAEDAAEYGLQNGHRVQIESRRGSLEIPVWIDGRGQPPRGTVFIPFFDETLLVNDLTLDAVDPFSKQPDYKKSAVRIRKV; this comes from the coding sequence GTGAACGAGCCAAATATGAGCAGCCCTCTTCCGGCAGCTTCCAGCGTCCAACGACGGCAATTTATTAAAGCGTCTGCGATGGCGGCAGCGACTGCCGTTACTTGTGGCTCCGATTACTCCCTACCGATCTTGGCGGCGGAGCCTCGTGAGGGAGTTGCATGGGATAAGGCACCTTGTCGGTTTTGTGGCACCGGCTGTCATGTGCAGGTGGGAGTTCAGGGAGGAAAGGTGGTCGCCGTTGCCGGGGATCGCAACGCGGAGGTCAACAAGGGGCTGCTATGCGTGAAAGGCTACCACGTTGGATCGGCGTTGTATGGCAAGGACCGTTTGACCAAGCCGCTACTGCGAGATGGCGAGGGGTATCGCGAAATCAGCTGGGATGAAGCCATCGGAGTGATCGCTGACCGCATTGAGGCAGCTCCTGAGCGGTTTGCATTCTACGGTTCCGGGCAGTGGACTATCCCGGAGGGCTACGCCGCGCAGAAGTTCATGAAGGGGGGCTTGTCGAATAATCACATCGATCCCAATGCCCGCCTGTGCATGGCTTCGGCCGTTACGGGATTTTTAGCCACCTACGGCGTCGATGAACCGGCTGGTTGCTACGATGACCTGGATGCCTGCGACGTGCTTATTATGTGGGGAAACAACCCGGCGGAAATGCACCCGGTGCTCTTCTCGCGCGTGATTGACCGTCGCAGCCGAGGGGAGGAAGTCACCCTCATCGATATCGGCACGCGGCGCACGCGGACGACCGACGCCTGTCAGCACTATCTGGAAATGAAAGGCCATGGAGACCTGGCCATCGCCAACGGCATTGCTCACCTGTTGATTAAGAATGGAACCTACGACCGCAAGTTCGTGGAATCCTTCTGCAGCTTCAAAGCGCCGGACGATGAGAATCCCAATCTTCATGGCAAAGCAATTTCTTTCGAGGATTATAAAAAATCCCTCGAATCGTATACGCCCGAACGCGTTGAAGAGATGTCGGGGGTGCCCGCAGAGCAAATCCGACTACTGGGCGATTTGTTCGGAAATCCAGAGTTGAAGATCACATCGCTGTGGTGCATGGGCATGAACCAGCACACTCGCGGTACCGCCATCAATTCGATGGTTCACGGAGTGCATTTACTGAGTGGGCATTTCGGCACTCCTGGCAACGCACCCACCAGCCTTACCGGGCAGCCATCCGCCTGCGGCACCGTCCGCGAAGTTGGGACGCTGTCCCACGCTCTGCCTGGAGGGCGAGTTGTTACTAATGAAGAGCATCGGCAACAGTCGGAAGGTTTCTGGAACGTGCCACCGGGTCGTATCAGCCCGACGCCGGGCTATCACACGGTCGAAATGTGGGAGAGCTTCTGCACGCCAACCGACCAGGGGGGCGATATTGGCACGATTTGGGTGCAGGTCACAAACCCCGGTCAGACGCTGCCCAATTTGAATAAATTGTTCAACCCTAAAGAACAGAATCGAGAGGCGCTCAAGGACAAATTCTTGATCGTCAGCGACGTCTACCCGACTGCGACGACCCGCTTGGCCGACTTGATCCTCCCCTCAGCAATGTGGGTTGAGAAGAACGGTGTCGTTGGCAATTCGGAACGCCGCACGCAACAGTGGTTCAAAATGGTGGATCCTCCCGGGGAGGCTCGCGATGACTGCTGGCAGACAATTGCGCTAGCTTACGAGTTATTCCAACGCGATATGGATGGCATGCAGGATCGCGAGGGACGCTTCCTGTTCGAGATGGCTGCGGATGGCGAGCCGGTCCCCATCTGGCAATGGGAGCATTACTACGACATCAACGTCGATGAACGGCTATTCGATGAATATCGGCAATTCAGCCGGCTGAAGCACAAGGATCTTGCACCTTACAGCGAGTACGTCAAGGCGCGCGGTCTCCGCTGGCCGGTGGTGGAACGTGATGGAGAGTGGCGCGAAACGCATTTTCGATTCTCCGAGGGATACGATCCCTACGTTGAGGAGGGCAAGAAGATTCAGTTTTATCACTCCTCTACGCATGACGATCGAGCCCAGATTTGGTTTCATCCCTGGATTCCGCCCGCCGAGGTGCCCGACAAGGAATTTCCTTTCATGCTCTGCACCGGGCGAGTGCTCGAGCATTGGCATACCGGCTCGATGACTCGGCGTGTTCCCGAGCTTAGCCGAGCCATGCCGGGCGGCTACGTGGAAATGAATGCGGAAGACGCAGCCGAGTACGGGTTGCAGAATGGTCATCGCGTGCAGATCGAATCCCGTCGAGGTTCGTTGGAGATTCCGGTGTGGATTGATGGACGTGGCCAGCCGCCGCGTGGCACGGTGTTCATTCCATTCTTTGACGAAACACTGTTGGTGAACGACCTGACGCTGGACGCGGTCGACCCATTCTCAAAGCAGCCTGATTACAAGAAGTCGGCCGTTCGGATTCGCAAGGTGTAG
- a CDS encoding 4Fe-4S dicluster domain-containing protein, whose protein sequence is MTADDNADLHQSSPEPSRLLPILNQPATRRTALKAAGAALGLAAFGKAVSPLWSIPENVSVDEFLQQHYKELSDTDKQKVFARLESETQQKLGVEITISDPPPIPGVRYGYAINLSKCNGNGACMEACNKENNHHRGVQQSYIRVLELPKGTMDMEAGNTTYDHTVPQDDKYYMPVQCQQCDNPPCVTVCPVEATWKEEDGIVVVDYNWCIGCRYCEAACPYHARRFNWEEPEIPSDEINPDQGYLSNRVRPQGTMEKCHFCLHRTREGRLPACLEACPTGARVFGDLNDPESNINWVLQNKRVFVLKEELGTQPSFFYFFDS, encoded by the coding sequence TTGACTGCTGACGATAACGCAGACCTCCACCAAAGTTCGCCAGAGCCTAGCCGCCTCTTGCCGATCCTGAATCAGCCTGCAACACGTCGTACAGCTTTGAAAGCTGCCGGCGCAGCGCTTGGGTTAGCAGCCTTCGGAAAAGCGGTTTCACCTCTGTGGAGCATCCCCGAGAATGTGTCGGTGGACGAATTCCTGCAACAGCATTACAAGGAACTCTCCGACACGGACAAGCAGAAAGTCTTTGCGCGACTCGAAAGCGAAACCCAACAGAAGCTTGGCGTCGAGATCACGATCTCCGATCCGCCACCAATCCCTGGGGTGCGCTATGGGTATGCCATCAACCTCAGCAAATGCAATGGAAATGGCGCATGCATGGAGGCTTGCAATAAGGAGAACAATCATCATCGCGGTGTCCAGCAATCGTACATTCGCGTCCTGGAACTGCCCAAGGGCACCATGGACATGGAGGCAGGGAACACCACCTACGATCATACGGTACCGCAAGACGACAAGTACTACATGCCGGTTCAGTGCCAGCAATGCGATAACCCGCCCTGTGTGACGGTTTGTCCCGTTGAAGCCACTTGGAAAGAAGAGGATGGGATCGTCGTCGTTGACTACAACTGGTGCATTGGATGTCGTTATTGCGAAGCGGCCTGTCCCTACCATGCGCGACGCTTCAACTGGGAAGAGCCCGAGATTCCGAGCGATGAGATCAATCCGGATCAGGGCTACCTCTCGAACCGTGTTCGGCCTCAAGGCACAATGGAAAAATGCCATTTTTGCTTGCATCGTACCCGTGAAGGGCGCCTGCCCGCCTGTCTCGAGGCTTGCCCAACCGGGGCTAGAGTGTTCGGAGATTTAAACGATCCCGAATCGAACATTAATTGGGTTTTGCAGAACAAACGAGTCTTCGTGCTGAAAGAAGAACTCGGCACTCAACCAAGTTTCTTCTATTTCTTTGATTCCTAA